CGTGATCACCCTGCGGGACGTGGTGGCCAACCTGGGCGTGGTCCGCCGGGAGTTCGGGGCCTTGTGCGTGGTGCGGTGCCTGCTGGCCACGCTGTCGCGCCGCCGCACCACGTTCCTCGAAGTCGCGCTGCGCCTGAAGAAGGACTCCTGACCGATGCGCCGTTTCGCCCTGCTCACCGCCCTGCTCGCCACCGCGAGCGCCTCAGCCCAGGAGGAGCCCATGCAGCTCGACGGGGTGGGCCGCATCTCCGTCCAGGCCGGTTGGCGGTTGACCTCCAACGACACCTTCTACGACAGCTTCTACGCGCTGCCCGACTACCGGGGGCTCGAGAATCCCGCCCGCTCCTCGCCGGGTGGACCCTTCCTGGCGGGCTCCTTCGCGTACGCGGCCTCGGAGTTCATCGAGCTGGGGATCGATCTCTTCGCCACCGGCGAGCAGCTGCGGCTGACGGGGGCTCCCACGCTCACCAACGTCACCTATGGCGCGCTGGTGGGCGTGCGCTTCCAGACGCTGCTGGACTTCCTGACGCCCGAGGGCGTGGTGCCCTTCATCGGCATCCAGAGCGGTCCCACGCTCGCCTACTCGCTGGCCGAGGGGGTGGGACGCAGGGAAGTCCTCACCCAGGCCTGGGTAGGCTCCGTGGGGGCCACCTTCCGCTTCTCCTCGCACTGGGGACTCACCGCCGAGTACCGCCTGGCCTTCGCCCGCGGCCAGAGCGCTTTCAACACCCAGGCGGCCTTCAAGGACCTGGCGTCCTACAACGCGGGCGGCAACTGGTTCGCGCTGGGGGTGACGTACCTGTTCTCCCCCGAGCCGGATCGACCTTTCTCCTCGCCTCCCTAGAAGGGTGGCGCTTGTCTGGCCCCCTGCCTTCGAGGGATGCACCGGAAATTCCTCGGGGTGAGGGGCCTGTTCCTGGGGCCGACACACGACGGGTGTGAAAAATCAAAGACCCGCCCGAGGGAGCCCCTACGATGCGCGAAGAGGCCGAGATCATTTCCGGGCCCAACAGGAAGATGTCCATGGCTGCTGCTGAGACGAAGCCGGAGCAAAGCAACAAGGAACTGAGTGAGATCCGCAAGGAGGTCATCGAGGCCCGCAACCTCGTGATCAAGACGGACAGCCTGCTCAAGAACCTTCACGCCGAAGTGAAGGCCATTGGCAAGCGCCACGAGGATCTCCAGAAGCGGCAGTGGATCTCCTCGGGCGTGGCGTACGCGATCTTCGCGGCGCTGTGCGTGGCGGGCGCGGTGATGGTGAGCTCGGCGAAGACGTCGACGGCGGGTGCCGAGCGCGAGCGGCTGGAGAAGACGGTGGCCGAGCTGACGTCGCAGCTGGACAAGCAGCGCACGGAAGCGGCGGCGATCCAGACGTCCCAGCGCGCGGCGGCCGAGGTGTACCGGCTGATGACGAACCTGCCGGGCGACGAGCGGCTCAAGGGCGTGGACGAGCTGGTGAAGCTGGACACCTCGAAGCTGACGCAGCTGGAGCGCCATGCGCTCAACGACAAGGCGACGCAGCTGCGGCGTGAGATTGGCGACGCGGCGTTCGAGCGGGGCAAGACGGCCTTCCGCCGCAACGACATGAAGGCGACCATCGAGGAGATGTCGCGCTTCGTGGCGATGAACCCGCCGGCCGAGCAGCTCATGGAGACGTCGTTCTTCCTGGGCGTGGCCTACAACATGGAGAAGAAGCACGACCAGGCGGTGCCGCTGCTGACCCGCTTCATCGAGAGCGACAGGAAGGCGAAGAACCGCGACTACGCGATGCTGCTGCTGGCGCAGTCCCTCCAGGAGACGAACCAGCTGGAGAAGGCGATGCAGATGGCCAATGACGGCGTGGTGCAGCACCCGGCCAGCGAGTTCATCCCGCAGTTCCGTGGCCGTATCGCGACGGTGCGG
This is a stretch of genomic DNA from Archangium violaceum. It encodes these proteins:
- a CDS encoding tetratricopeptide repeat protein, whose amino-acid sequence is MAAAETKPEQSNKELSEIRKEVIEARNLVIKTDSLLKNLHAEVKAIGKRHEDLQKRQWISSGVAYAIFAALCVAGAVMVSSAKTSTAGAERERLEKTVAELTSQLDKQRTEAAAIQTSQRAAAEVYRLMTNLPGDERLKGVDELVKLDTSKLTQLERHALNDKATQLRREIGDAAFERGKTAFRRNDMKATIEEMSRFVAMNPPAEQLMETSFFLGVAYNMEKKHDQAVPLLTRFIESDRKAKNRDYAMLLLAQSLQETNQLEKAMQMANDGVVQHPASEFIPQFRGRIATVRRAMSGGTAAAPAAQPAAPAAQPAPAPAPAQ